The Equus przewalskii isolate Varuska unplaced genomic scaffold, EquPr2 ChrUn-10, whole genome shotgun sequence genome window below encodes:
- the RUSC1 gene encoding AP-4 complex accessory subunit RUSC1 isoform X1, whose amino-acid sequence MLSPQRALLCNLNHIHLQHVSLGLHLSRRPELREGPLSTSPPPGDTGGKESRGPCSGTLVDANSNSPAVPCRCCQEHGPGLENRQDPAQEEEGAASPSDPGCSSSLSSCSDLSPDESPISVYSRDLPGVEDVHPQPSIIPLEQGSPLGSAGPGACSPDSFCCSPDSCSGASSPPDPCLDSNCNALTTCQDLPSPGLEEEDEGGEQDLPTSELPEADDGKIDTGKTEPSWKINPIWKIDTEKTEAAWKITENNNSGWKINGSTNSSWTTEPGKLDTGRKTFTGIIDSGSKTDAGKIDGGWRSDVSEEPVPHRTITSFHELAQKRKRGLGLPPVPQAKKDRSDWLIVFSPDTELPPIGSLGGSPAPPREVTTFKELRSRSRAPPPPVPPRDPPAGWALVPPRPPPPPVPPRRKKNRPGLQPIAEGQPEEGRAGSPTAGEEAPAAKEPEEPGAQAGLEASPLLLPRPLVFRFSADGRPLLEGGGAGAAGSLLLAPLAGWPGPGLRLLGAPSSPEEQLLPARLSPVGAYSPPARGALPCLASPELALLLSPLFPRSSTFPAAAPPPRQVPAPPLPPPPRPPKAPRWTRSPPPPPRLLRSSWSFAGVPGAQRLWMAEAQSGTGQLQEQKKGLLIAVSASVDKIISHFGAARNLVQKVKAQLGDSRLSPDVGHLVLTTLCPALHALVADGLKPFRKDLITGQRRSSPWSVVEASVKPGSGTRSLGTLYSQISLLAPLNSSRSRFHAFILGLLNTKQLELWFSSLQEDAGLLSLLYLPTGFFSLARSGCPSLSTELLLLLQPLSVLTFHLDLLFEHHHHLPLGPPQAPAPHTSPPALQQTMQAMLHWGGRLAQSLRGASGETPPGPSASSSPPTQGSWWKQLTQASRVYASGGTEGFPLPRWGSRRHGTAAEGAQERSLPAEEAAPGRGIWLGRLFGVPGGLTETESGAPKSRRPSSWLPPTVSVLALVKRGAPPETPSSPEELEASAPSMVQTHRAVRALCDHTAAGPDQLSFRRGQVLRVITTVDEDWLRCERDGVEGLVPVGYTSLVL is encoded by the exons ATGCTGTCCCCTCAGAGGGCTTTACTCTGCAACCTCAACCACATCCACCTCCAGCACGTCTCTCTGGGCCTGCACTTGTCTCGTCGTCCCGAGCTACGGGAGGGGCCCTTGAGcacatcccctcccccaggggacactggggGCAAGGAGAGCCGGGGCCCCTGCAGCGGGACCCTGGTAGATGCCAATTCCAACAGCCCAGCCGTGCCCTGCCGATGCTGCCAGGAGCACGGGCCAGGCCTAGAAAACCGACAGGACCCAGCACAGGAGGAAGAAGGGGCTGCCTCTCCCTCGGACCCGGGCTGCTCTTCCTCTCTCAGCTCCTGCTCAGATCTTAGTCCTGATGAGTCTCCCATCTCAGTCTACTCGCGGGACCTCCCTGGCGTCGAGGATGTCCACCCTCAGCCCAGCATCATCCCCCTGGAGCAGGGCTCCCCACTGGGTTCTGCAGGCCCTGGCGCTTGCTCCCCCGACAGCTTCTGTTGCTCTCCTGATTCCTGCTCTGGAGCTTCCTCCCCACCGGACCCTTGCCTGGACTCCAACTGCAACGCCCTGACCACCTGCCAGGACCTCCCTtccccagggctggaggaagaggacGAGGGTGGCGAGCAGGACCTCCCTACCTCCGAGCTCCCGGAAGCCGATGACGGGAAAATCGATACTGGGAAAACCGAACCCAGTTGGAAAATCAACCCCATTTGGAAAATTGacacagagaaaactgaagctgccTGGAAAATCACTGAGAACAATAACTCTGGTTGGAAAATTAATGGAAGTACTAACTCTAGCTGGACAACTGAACCTGGAAAACTCGACACCGGTAGGAAAACCTTCACAGGAATAATTGATTCTGGCTCGAAAACAGATGCAGGGAAAATTGATGGGGGATGGAGAAGTGACGTCAGCGAGGAGCCGGTGCCCCACCGGACAATCACGTCCTTCCACGAGCTGGCCCAGAAGCGCAAgcggggcctggggctgccccccGTGCCGCAGGCCAAGAAAGACCGCAGTGACTGGCTCATAGTCTTCTCGCCCGACACTGAGCTGCCCCCCATCGGGTCGCTGGGCGGCTCCCCGGCGCCTCCCCGGGAAGTCACCACCTTCAAGGAACTCCGGTCCCGAagccgggccccgcccccgccagtCCCGCCCCGAGACCCCCCAGCTGGCTGGGCCTTGGTcccaccccggcccccacccccacctgttCCTCCTCGGAGGAAGAAGAACCGACCTGGGCTGCAGCCCATAGCGGAGGGGCAGCCCGAGGAGGGCAGGGCGGGCAGCCCCACGGCTGGCGAGGAGGCCCCAGCCGCGAAGGAGCCGGAGGAGCCCGGCGCGCAGGCCGGCCTTGAGG CCagtcccctcctgctccctcgGCCCCTGGTTTTCCGGTTCTCGGCCGACGGGCGCCCCCTGTTGGAGGGTGGGGGCGCTGGCGCAGCTGGGTCTCTGCTCCTGGCGCCTCTGGCCGGGTGGCCTGGCCCCGGGCTGCGGCTGCTGGGGGCGCCGAGTTCCCCAGAGGAGCAGCTGCTGCCTGCCCGCCTGTCCCCGGTGGGAGCCTATTCGCCTCCGGCTCGGGGGGCGCTGCCCTGCCTGGCCAGCCCTGAGCTGGCACTGCTGCTGTCCCCGCTCTTTCCCAGAAGTAGCACCTTCCCCGCCGCGGCTCCCCCACCCCGCCAGGTACCCGCCCCCCCGCTGCCACCGCCACCTCGTCCGCCGAAGGCCCCTCGCTGGACCAGGAGCCCACCGCCTCCGCCCAGGCTAC TGCGTAGTTCCTGGTCGTTCGCCGGTGTCCCCGGGGCCCAGCGACTGTGGATGGCAGAAGCCCAGAGTGGAACTGGCCAGCTGCAGGAGCAGAAAAAAG gtcTCCTGATAGCTGTCAGCGCCTCAGTGGATAAAATCATCTCACACTTTGGGGCCGCCCGGAACTTGGTTCAGAAGGTGAAG GCCCAGTTGGGGGATAGCCGGCTGAGCCCAGATGTGGGGCACCTGGTGCTGACCACTCTCTGTCCGGCCCTCCATGCCCTGGTGGCCGATGGGCTGAAGCCTTTCCGGAAGGACCTCATCACTGGACAGCGCAGGAGCAGCCCCTGGAGTGTGGTGGAGGCCTCCGTGAAGCCAG GCTCCGGCACCCGTTCCCTGGGAACCCTGTATAGTCAGATCAGCCTTCTGGCGCCACTGAACAGCAGCCGTAGTCGATTCCACGCCTTCATCCTGGGCCTCCTCAA cACTAAGCAGTTGGAGCTGTGGTTTTCCAGTCTCCAGGAAGATGCAG GCCTGCTGTCCCTCCTGTACCTGCCCACCGGATTCTTCTCTCTGGCCCGGAGTGGCTGCCCCTCCCTGTCCACggagctgctgctcctgctgcagcCATTGTCGGTGCTCACCTTCCACCTGGACCTACTCTTTgagcaccaccaccacctgccCCTGGGCCCGCCTCAGGCCCCTGCCCCCCACACCTCGCCTCCAGCCCTGCAGCAGACTATGCAAGCCATGCTGCACTGGGGGGGTCGGCTGGCCCAGAGCCTTCGGGGGGCTTCTGGGGAGACTCCTCCAGGCCCTTCAGCCTCCTCAAGCCCTCCTACACAAGGCAGCTGGTGGAAGCAGCTGACCCAGGCCTCCCGGGTCTACGCCTCTGGGGGCACCGAGGGCTTCCCTCTTCCCCGGTGGGGATCCAGGCGTCATGGGACTGCAGCTGAGGGTGCACAGGAGAGATCCCTGCCCGCGGAGGAAGCGGCGCCAGGCAGAGGCATATGGCTGGGGAGACTGTTTGGAGTGCCTGGGGGCCTCACAGAAACTGAGAGCGGAGCCCCAAAGTCCAG GAGACCATCCAGCTGGCTGCCCCCGACAGTGAGTGTATTGGCTCTGGTGAAGCGGGGGGCACCTCCCGAGACTCCCTCATCTCCTGAAGAGCTTGAGGCCTCAGCACCCAGCATGGTGCAGACCCACAG GGCAGTCCGTGCTCTCTGTGACCACACAGCTGCAGGACCCGACCAGCTAAGCTTTCGGCGTGGGCAAGTGCTGCGAGTTATTACCACTGTGGATGAGGACTGGCTCCGCTGTGAGCGGGATGGAGTGGAGGGACTGGTGCCTGTCGGGTATACCTCTCTTGTTCTCTAG
- the RUSC1 gene encoding AP-4 complex accessory subunit RUSC1 isoform X6: MAEAQSGTGQLQEQKKGLLIAVSASVDKIISHFGAARNLVQKAQLGDSRLSPDVGHLVLTTLCPALHALVADGLKPFRKDLITGQRRSSPWSVVEASVKPGSGTRSLGTLYSQISLLAPLNSSRSRFHAFILGLLNTKQLELWFSSLQEDAGLLSLLYLPTGFFSLARSGCPSLSTELLLLLQPLSVLTFHLDLLFEHHHHLPLGPPQAPAPHTSPPALQQTMQAMLHWGGRLAQSLRGASGETPPGPSASSSPPTQGSWWKQLTQASRVYASGGTEGFPLPRWGSRRHGTAAEGAQERSLPAEEAAPGRGIWLGRLFGVPGGLTETESGAPKSRRPSSWLPPTVSVLALVKRGAPPETPSSPEELEASAPSMVQTHRAVRALCDHTAAGPDQLSFRRGQVLRVITTVDEDWLRCERDGVEGLVPVGYTSLVL; encoded by the exons ATGGCAGAAGCCCAGAGTGGAACTGGCCAGCTGCAGGAGCAGAAAAAAG gtcTCCTGATAGCTGTCAGCGCCTCAGTGGATAAAATCATCTCACACTTTGGGGCCGCCCGGAACTTGGTTCAGAAG GCCCAGTTGGGGGATAGCCGGCTGAGCCCAGATGTGGGGCACCTGGTGCTGACCACTCTCTGTCCGGCCCTCCATGCCCTGGTGGCCGATGGGCTGAAGCCTTTCCGGAAGGACCTCATCACTGGACAGCGCAGGAGCAGCCCCTGGAGTGTGGTGGAGGCCTCCGTGAAGCCAG GCTCCGGCACCCGTTCCCTGGGAACCCTGTATAGTCAGATCAGCCTTCTGGCGCCACTGAACAGCAGCCGTAGTCGATTCCACGCCTTCATCCTGGGCCTCCTCAA cACTAAGCAGTTGGAGCTGTGGTTTTCCAGTCTCCAGGAAGATGCAG GCCTGCTGTCCCTCCTGTACCTGCCCACCGGATTCTTCTCTCTGGCCCGGAGTGGCTGCCCCTCCCTGTCCACggagctgctgctcctgctgcagcCATTGTCGGTGCTCACCTTCCACCTGGACCTACTCTTTgagcaccaccaccacctgccCCTGGGCCCGCCTCAGGCCCCTGCCCCCCACACCTCGCCTCCAGCCCTGCAGCAGACTATGCAAGCCATGCTGCACTGGGGGGGTCGGCTGGCCCAGAGCCTTCGGGGGGCTTCTGGGGAGACTCCTCCAGGCCCTTCAGCCTCCTCAAGCCCTCCTACACAAGGCAGCTGGTGGAAGCAGCTGACCCAGGCCTCCCGGGTCTACGCCTCTGGGGGCACCGAGGGCTTCCCTCTTCCCCGGTGGGGATCCAGGCGTCATGGGACTGCAGCTGAGGGTGCACAGGAGAGATCCCTGCCCGCGGAGGAAGCGGCGCCAGGCAGAGGCATATGGCTGGGGAGACTGTTTGGAGTGCCTGGGGGCCTCACAGAAACTGAGAGCGGAGCCCCAAAGTCCAG GAGACCATCCAGCTGGCTGCCCCCGACAGTGAGTGTATTGGCTCTGGTGAAGCGGGGGGCACCTCCCGAGACTCCCTCATCTCCTGAAGAGCTTGAGGCCTCAGCACCCAGCATGGTGCAGACCCACAG GGCAGTCCGTGCTCTCTGTGACCACACAGCTGCAGGACCCGACCAGCTAAGCTTTCGGCGTGGGCAAGTGCTGCGAGTTATTACCACTGTGGATGAGGACTGGCTCCGCTGTGAGCGGGATGGAGTGGAGGGACTGGTGCCTGTCGGGTATACCTCTCTTGTTCTCTAG
- the RUSC1 gene encoding AP-4 complex accessory subunit RUSC1 isoform X5 — MAEAQSGTGQLQEQKKGLLIAVSASVDKIISHFGAARNLVQKVKAQLGDSRLSPDVGHLVLTTLCPALHALVADGLKPFRKDLITGQRRSSPWSVVEASVKPGSGTRSLGTLYSQISLLAPLNSSRSRFHAFILGLLNTKQLELWFSSLQEDAGLLSLLYLPTGFFSLARSGCPSLSTELLLLLQPLSVLTFHLDLLFEHHHHLPLGPPQAPAPHTSPPALQQTMQAMLHWGGRLAQSLRGASGETPPGPSASSSPPTQGSWWKQLTQASRVYASGGTEGFPLPRWGSRRHGTAAEGAQERSLPAEEAAPGRGIWLGRLFGVPGGLTETESGAPKSRRPSSWLPPTVSVLALVKRGAPPETPSSPEELEASAPSMVQTHRAVRALCDHTAAGPDQLSFRRGQVLRVITTVDEDWLRCERDGVEGLVPVGYTSLVL; from the exons ATGGCAGAAGCCCAGAGTGGAACTGGCCAGCTGCAGGAGCAGAAAAAAG gtcTCCTGATAGCTGTCAGCGCCTCAGTGGATAAAATCATCTCACACTTTGGGGCCGCCCGGAACTTGGTTCAGAAGGTGAAG GCCCAGTTGGGGGATAGCCGGCTGAGCCCAGATGTGGGGCACCTGGTGCTGACCACTCTCTGTCCGGCCCTCCATGCCCTGGTGGCCGATGGGCTGAAGCCTTTCCGGAAGGACCTCATCACTGGACAGCGCAGGAGCAGCCCCTGGAGTGTGGTGGAGGCCTCCGTGAAGCCAG GCTCCGGCACCCGTTCCCTGGGAACCCTGTATAGTCAGATCAGCCTTCTGGCGCCACTGAACAGCAGCCGTAGTCGATTCCACGCCTTCATCCTGGGCCTCCTCAA cACTAAGCAGTTGGAGCTGTGGTTTTCCAGTCTCCAGGAAGATGCAG GCCTGCTGTCCCTCCTGTACCTGCCCACCGGATTCTTCTCTCTGGCCCGGAGTGGCTGCCCCTCCCTGTCCACggagctgctgctcctgctgcagcCATTGTCGGTGCTCACCTTCCACCTGGACCTACTCTTTgagcaccaccaccacctgccCCTGGGCCCGCCTCAGGCCCCTGCCCCCCACACCTCGCCTCCAGCCCTGCAGCAGACTATGCAAGCCATGCTGCACTGGGGGGGTCGGCTGGCCCAGAGCCTTCGGGGGGCTTCTGGGGAGACTCCTCCAGGCCCTTCAGCCTCCTCAAGCCCTCCTACACAAGGCAGCTGGTGGAAGCAGCTGACCCAGGCCTCCCGGGTCTACGCCTCTGGGGGCACCGAGGGCTTCCCTCTTCCCCGGTGGGGATCCAGGCGTCATGGGACTGCAGCTGAGGGTGCACAGGAGAGATCCCTGCCCGCGGAGGAAGCGGCGCCAGGCAGAGGCATATGGCTGGGGAGACTGTTTGGAGTGCCTGGGGGCCTCACAGAAACTGAGAGCGGAGCCCCAAAGTCCAG GAGACCATCCAGCTGGCTGCCCCCGACAGTGAGTGTATTGGCTCTGGTGAAGCGGGGGGCACCTCCCGAGACTCCCTCATCTCCTGAAGAGCTTGAGGCCTCAGCACCCAGCATGGTGCAGACCCACAG GGCAGTCCGTGCTCTCTGTGACCACACAGCTGCAGGACCCGACCAGCTAAGCTTTCGGCGTGGGCAAGTGCTGCGAGTTATTACCACTGTGGATGAGGACTGGCTCCGCTGTGAGCGGGATGGAGTGGAGGGACTGGTGCCTGTCGGGTATACCTCTCTTGTTCTCTAG